A single genomic interval of Pyrus communis chromosome 5, drPyrComm1.1, whole genome shotgun sequence harbors:
- the LOC137734915 gene encoding thylakoid lumenal 19 kDa protein, chloroplastic-like, producing the protein MATMFSPSTFSSTTATNTTITSPKPSPAPLTPKSHLPIPPCKPLLTTLTTTLTATAAAAAILTASPPSLADPTATTYQIYYGTAASAANYGGYGGNSDKKASAEYVYDVPDGWKERLVSKVEKGTNGTDSEFYNPKKKSEKEYLTFLSGFRQLAPKDVVLNNLALSDVNLQDLLASADNVTSEERKDEKGQVYYVYEIDGVATHSLISVTCAQNKLYAHFVNAPITEWNRDHDLLQHVHESFKTIGSF; encoded by the exons ATGGCTACCATGTTCTCACCCTCAACCTTCTcctccaccaccgccaccaacaCCACCATCACATCTCCAAAACCATCCCCAGCTCCACTAACCCCAAAATCCCACCTCCCCATCCCACCCTGCAAACCACTCCTAACTACCTTAACCACCACACTAACTGCCACCGCCGCTGCAGCTGCCATCCTAACCGCCTCTCCACCCTCATTAGCGGACCCCACAGCAACAACTTACCAAATCTACTATGGCACTGCTGCCAGCGCGGCCAACTATGGCGGTTACGGTGGCAACTCCGACAAGAAGGCCTCCGCTGAGTATGTCTATGATGTGCCAGATGGATGGAAAGAGCGTTTGGTATCAAAAGTCGAAAAGG GTACAAATGGGACTGATAGCGAATTTTATAACCCGAAGAAGAAGTCAGAGAAAGAGTACTTGACATTCCTTTCCGGGTTTAGGCAACTAGCACCGAAGGATGTGGTGCTGAACAATTTGGCTCTGTCAGATGTGAACTTGCAGGACTTGCTAGCGAGCGCAGATAATGTGACATCGGAGGAAAGGAAGGACGAGAAGGGACAGGTTTACTACGTGTATGAGATCGATGGAGTTGCTACTCATAGTTTGATTTCAGTGACTTGTGCTCAGAACAAGCTGTATGCACATTTTGTCAATGCACCAATTACGGAGTGGAACCGTGACCATGACTTGTTGCAGCATGTTCATGAGTCCTTTAAAACTATTGGATCCTTTTAG